In Sandaracinaceae bacterium, the genomic window TCCGCGCGCTGCGCGGCATGCAGGAGAACTCCTTCAAGTCGGGACGGCAGCGTGCCGGCATCGACCAACTCTCCGACCGTGGCAAAGCAACGCGTGCCCCCGACGACCGCATCATCGACAACCCGGAGTACGTGCGCTTGAAGGAAGAGCTCGAGCAGCTCAACGAGACGGTCTCGGAGATCGAGTCATGCCCAGAGCGCTGCACCCAACGCGGCAAGTGGACGAGCGAGTACGTCGTCGCGCACCTTCGACAACAGACCACACAGAAGCAGATCCGTGACGTCCCCGCTCGCGTCGAGCGATGCGCCGTCGAGCCCGACGCCCAGCGTGCTTGGCTCTGCACCACCAAGCGCGACCTCGTGGTGCCCATGCGCTACCTCGTCGACAACGCCGTGCGCGACCTCGTCGACCGCCTCGGGGACGCGCTCTCCTCGACCGACCGTGAGCACGATGCCTCGACGCGCGCGCGAACCCTGATGGCCCTCCTGCAGGCCCCCGGGACGCTCCGCTTCGAGAAGCGCCACGTCGTCGTCACCATCGAGCTGCCGCTCCCGCCCGCGCCGCACGCGCGGATCGCACAGGCCCTCGAGGCCATGGATGAACTGCAACCGCGCTTCACGGATGGCGTGCGCACCGTCCGCTTCCGCCTCGCGCCCAGGGTCACGTGTGGCTCGATCCCCCTCGCCCCGAGCCCGTCGTGAAAATGCCATTCGGGCGGTCGACGAAGCCGGGGGGTGTCAAGACCTCAGAGCCTTCGCTCGTCGGCAGGCTGTCCGCCGACCGCGGATGCTGGGGTAGACCTCGCTCAACGCGCCTTCAGCTGGGCCTTGAGCTCCTTCGCGGCCAGCGCGTAGCCGCCGTTCGCGCCGTCGACGAAGTGCACGTGGTCGCCGTCGTAGCCGTCGATGACGCAGGTCATCAGGGCCGTCTCGGACGTGTGGATGCCGAAGCACAGCCGCCCGGCGGCGTGCTCTGCCGTGAGCCGCTCGCGCAGCCGGGCGAGCGCCTCGGGTGACGCGTCCAGCACCATGCGAAGCGTGTCGTCGAACTTGCGGTAGTCGGTGTTGGCGACCACCTCGTCCACGTAGGTGCTGCCGTCGAAGCCCGCCAGCTCCTTCCCCGTGCGCATCAGCGTGCGCCCGAGCCAAGCCATGAAGCGGATCTTGAGGCGCGTCAGGTACAGTCCGAGCCCGCCGCGCTTGCCGCTGACGAGGCGCGCCTCCTGCTCGAAAGCCTTGGGTCCGCTCGCCAGCGCGAGCACGTCGCTGTGCACGGGCCGGGCGCCGACGCCGAGGACCTCGTCCACCAGCTCGATCGTCTGCAGGTAGACGCGCGCCGCCTCGGCGGGGTCCGACGACGCGGCCTGCACCAGCAGGCTGACGAAGTGCCCCGCGCGGCTCGGGACGGGCTGCCAGCGGCACTCGAAGCCGGTGAAGTCGGCCTCGCGCGCGCCAGCGGAGGGGACCGCGTACTGCGCACCCAGCTCCGTGTGCTTCACCAGGCGCTCGGCTTCGGCCAGCGCGCCGCCCGCGAACATGGCGAGGCAGACGTGCTCGCTGGCGCGGTAGCGGGCCACCAGCAACGGGTGCCCGGCGCGCCGCAGCTCGCCCACCGACACGATGCCCGCACGCATGCCGAGGTCGAAGGCGCCCGTCGCGAGGTCCTGCAGGCCGCGCAGCGCCACGTTCACGGGCTCGAGCAGCGCCGTGGGGCACAGCAGCGTGGCGCCGTCTCCGCCGAACACGAAGGGCACGTCCACGTCGGTGAGCGCGTTGCGCACGGCCACGATGGACGCGACCCCCAGGCTGTTGACGTCCTTGTAGCGCCCGGCCTCGATGGCGCGTGTGGAGCCCCGCACGTCCGTGATGATCACGGACCAGTCGTCGGGCACCTGGGCGTAGAGGGAGAGGTCCGCCACGTCGACGAAGCGCTCCACCGCGGCGAGCTCGCGATAGAACGCGTGCGAGTCGGTCATGGCGCGAGTGTCCGAGGGGGCTGGTGGGCATGTCAACGCCTGCGGTCACCGAGGGCACCGCCCGCTGGCGTGCGCTCCGCGGGGACGTCGCACACGCACCGCCGGAACTCCACGGCGAGGGACACTCCGCGCGAACGCGCGTATCTTGGCGTGATGACCCGCTCGCCCCGCTCCTTGTGGCTCCTCGCCGTGTCGCTCGCCGCCATCGCCGCCTGTGGCTCGGGCGCGAGCAGCCAGGCGACGCCCATCGCGCCGCCACCCGCCGGGACGCCCATCGCCGCGCCCGACGGAGCAGGCGGCAGCGCCGGAACGCCCGTCGCGGGACCCTCCGATCGTGGGCAACCCGTGGCCCACCCCGGACAGGCCGCGCCCGTCGCCCAGTCAGCGCAGGCCACGGCCGTTGCCCCGCCGACGAGCGGCACCCCCGTCGCCGCCCCTCAACAGACGGGGGACGCACCACGCGCTACGCCAGTGGCCGCGCCGCCCGCGGGCCAGACCACGAGCGGCATGCCGGTCGCAGGCCCCAGCGGGGGTGGCGCCCCCAGCGGCCCCGCCGCCACCATCCTCGCCGCCCACAACGCCTACCGCGCGCGGCACTGCGCCCCGCCCATGCGCTGGTCCGCGGCCATCGCCGACGTCGCGCAGCGCTACGCCAACGAGCTGGCCCAGAGCGGCTGCGCCTTCCGCCACAGCCGCAGCCGCTACGGCGAGAACCTCATGCGCTTCGCCCCCGCAGGCTCACACGACGCCAGCTATGTCGTGAGCGCGTGGTACGAAGAGGTCAGCGCCTACGACTACGCGCACCCCGGCTTCTCGATGAACACAGGCCACTTCACGCAGGTGGTGTGGTCCGAGAGCACCGAGCTGGGCTGTGGCGTGGCGGTCTGTGATGGCGGCGAGACCTGGGTCTGCAACTACGGCCCACCCGGCAACGTGACGGGGCGCTTCCCCGCGAACGTGCGTCCCGCGACCTGCCAGTAGCGGGGCGCATCCCACGCACGCCCGCACGCTCGTGTGATTCGACCCCGTGAAGCACCTCGCACCGCGGATGTGGCCGACAATGTTGGGGGACACCAGGCTGAAGCCAGGTGCCCCGGAGCTGCAATGCTCACCGAAAGTCCGCGCCCCTCCGGGGGCGGACTACGTGCTGGTGGGCTTGGGCGTCCTTGCGGGTTCGTCGCTGAATAGGCTGTCGAGCCCATCCCGGCTTTCCGTGCGTCCCATCCCGGTCCCAGCCATCGAGCCCATGCGACGGCGCGCAACGCAAGACGTGACATACGCCCCTATGTTCCATGGCTCGGGACCCTGCAGTCCGCCCCCGAAGTGGGGCGGACTTGCAGGTCACACTGCAGCCTCGGGGCACCTGGCTTCAGCCTGGTGCCCCCCAATCACCACCGACGTCCCCGCTCCGCCCCCCGTCCCACCAGCGGCACAACGGCGCCCGCACGCCCCGTGCGTTCGCCCGCCTCAGTTCAGCTCGTCCTCCCCAGCACCCGACGTGCGCGCCAGGAAGTCGCTCAGGTGCTCCACGACCGAGTCCATGCGCTCGGACACGTCGGTCATGCCCAACAGCTCGTACTGCGACTCGACGTCGCCGTGCATCATCGCGCCGAGGCGGTTCGAGAACTCGCCCGGGTCGGGGTGCTCCTCCAGCTCCTCGCGCAGCAGCTCCGCCAGCTTGGGGTTGCGCACCCGCAGGCTCATCATCAGGCCCCTCACGGCGTCCACCGAGGCGCGCGTCGCCCGCGCGTCACCCTGCACGTCGGGCACGAGCTCCGCGCGCACCTCCCGGTAGGGCTCGCAGCTGCGGTGCTCCGACACGAGCCGCGCGCGCCCGATGCCCTCGAGCAGGATGTGATAGCGCCCGTCGGGCAGCTCCTCCCACTCGGTCAGCGCCCCCACCCCCATCAGCGCACGGATACGCGGACGCTGCGCGCCGTCCAGCTCACCGTCGGGGTCGAGCGTGGCCATCGCGATGTAGCGGTTCTGCTCCAGGGCGTCGCGCGTCATCTTGCGGTAGCGCGGCTCGAAGATGTGCAGCGGCATCGGCATGCCCGGGAGGAGCACCACGCGCGGCAGCGGGAAGATGATCAGCCGCTCCAGCTGGGCCGGGTCGATGCGGCCAGGGGCCCTGTGGGGCGTGTCCTTCACTTCTCGCGCGAGGTCCACCAGGTCTGGAACTCTTCGTAGTCGATGGTCCCTTCTTCGTCCGTGTCGATGCTGTCGAAGAGCGCTTCGGCCTGGGCCCGATCGAGCTCCAGCCCGAGCGCGGCGACGAGCTCGCGGAACTCGAGCAGGTCGATCTCACCGTTGCCGTCTTTGTCGTACTCACCGAATGCGCTGAATGTGTCGGTCATGGTCTCTCCGTAGCCGCCGCAGGGTACGGGAGCAGGCGCTCCCATGGCAACGGTGGCGCGCGTGAATCTCACGGATTCCGGCGATCTGGAGTCGCAGTCTCGTCGGCCTACTTGCCCAGCAGCGTCCGACGCGCGTCCTGCATCAACAGGAGGAGGTGCAGGACGTCCGTTGGGCTCGGCATGAGCTCCGGTACGAGGTGAACGCTCACGACGAAGACCCGCGTAGAGTGGGTGTTCGCGGACTGACGGGCGCGCCGCTGCAGCCAGTGGGTCTGCTCGTCCGAGCGACAGGTGAAGCCCTCCACACGATGCGACGGGCTCAGCAGCACCGGGTGCCGATAGCGGGTCAACGGCGCGCCGTCACGGCAGGAGCGTGGAATGGGCAGGCCCGCGAACGTGCCAGAGGCAGGTGCGCCGACCAGCAACGCTACGAAGCGCGCGAGCCGCGCAGCCCCAAGTGCAGCACGAACTGATGACTGGTGAGCGTGAGCCGAGAGCGACCCAGGAGATCTTGTTCTTCCTGCCGTGCTTGCCGCATCAGCCAGCCCGTCTCCATGTAGACCGCGAACCCCTCCGTCGCTTCGATCTCGATCCCCACCAGGGCACCGAGGTTCCACCCAAGACGGCGCGCGTCGCTCGAGCCCCCCAGGCGGCCGACCATGATGGACAGTCCGACGGGTGTGGCCAGGTACGGGACGAGGCGCACCAGGCGAGGTCCCGCGTCGACAGGCAGGCGCGCGGCCAGCCACACGTCCACGTCGCGCCAACTTTGGTTGGGCCCCACGGCTGCGCGCTGTCGCGCGTACGACACGAGGAGTCCCATCGAGAACCAGGGCGTCGGCAGGATCTCGAAGCGGCCACCGACCCCGCCCGAGGGGCGAAGCGTTCCCTCCGGGACGGCACCGTAGATCACTCTTGCCCCGAACCCCGTGGCCGGATCGTCTCCGAGGGCGCTGAGGTCGTGACCGGCGTTCCCCATGGCCACCAGGGTGCCGTGCCCGGCGAGGGCGAAGCGGGTGGCAGACTGTGCTTCGACGGCGCACGGCGCAGCCATGACCGCCGCCAACACGACCCGCACGAGCGGTCCCGGGCGCCACCGGTTGGCGCGATGACGTCCTTCCACTTGCATGCGCCAAAGCTACCGGCCCTGCCCCGGATGCGCCAGGGGGTGGGGACGGTCGTCGGGCGCTCACGGACGTGGGACGTCCGGCGCCCGAACCTCACGTCTTCTTGTGCCGCAGGCGCTGCGAGAGCGGGATGATGGACTTGGTGACTGTCGCCCGCGCCACGATGCGCTCGCCCGTGCGCGCCTCGACGGCGACGAACGCCAGCGTGCGGCCGCGCTTGTCCACCTGGGCGCGGAACGTGACGTCGCTGCCCACCGGTGCCGTCGCGAGGATGGAAAAGTGCGCGTCGTGCGTGACAGCGGCCTCCTCCGGCGCGAGCTGGAGCGCCACGGCGAACCACGCGGTGCAGTCCAACAGGCCGTAGAGCTCGGTGCCGTTGAGCTGACCCGTCCCGCCCGCGAGGGCGTCGGTGACGTGCACCACGCCCAGCGCCTCCCCCGGCTGGCACTCGCGCAGTTCGAAGCCGCAGCGCACCAAGAACGGCAGCTGGGTCGCGTACGCCATGATGCGCTCGCGCGCGTCCGTTTCCTGGACCGATGGATCATTCTCCATGGGCTCATCGTAACGCGAGAACGCTCGTGGACGCGGAACGATCCCGGAAATTGTCCCCAAGAAATCGCAGGGACGTGGTACCCCATCGCAGACCAAGCGACCCGCCCGCGCGAGCTACCAAGGGTACGGAGGTGCAGGGTGGGTCCAACCTCAGACAAGGAATGACACGATGCGTATGACCAAAGCGTCTATCGCCCTCGCTCTCGCCATGCCCCTGGTGTTCGGCTGCGGTGGCGGAGATGAAGAGCCCGCCGCAGCGCCAGGCGCCCAGACCCAAGCCCCGGCCGGAGGCGGCGCGCCCGCTGCGCCCGCTGCTCCGCCGGTCGTCGCGCAGGTGTGCAACGCCGCGAATCACACCTGCGTGATGAAGCCCACCGGAGAGATCTTCTGCTCGGGCGCCAACCTCGACGGACAGCTCGGAGACGGCACCGCGCAGACGCGCTGGACCTGGGTGCCCGTGCAGGGCGTGACGGGCGCGCGCGAGATCGCCTGCGGCGCAAGCCACACCTGCGCCCTCACGGCCACCGGCGTCTTCTGCTGGGGCCAGAACGCCTCGGGCGCGCTCGGCGCCGGCCACCAGAACGTCACGCACACCGCCGTACAGGTGCAGGGCCTGACCGACGCCACGCAGATCGCGCTGGGTGACGGCTTCAGCTGCGCGCGCCGCGCGAGCGGTGCCGTCAGCTGCTGGGGCGACGGCGCGAACGGTCGCCTCGGCAACAGCACCACCAACGTCAGCTCCACTCCCGTCCCCGTGGCGGCCCTCGCGGACGCGGTGGAGGTCTCGGCCGGTCGCGCCCACGCTTGCGCGCGCCGCGCGGACGGCAGCGTGGTGTGCTGGGGTGCCGGCAGCAGCGGGCAGCTCGGCCAGGGTGGCGAGCACCCGCGTGACAGCAACGTGCCCATCGTCGCCGCGGGCGTGACGGGCGCCACGATGGTGGACGCCGGTGGCAACCACACCTGCGCCGTCACGGGCGCGGGCGTCATGTGCTGGGGCCAGAACAACTACGGTCAGAGCGGCGCTGGTGAAGGCAACATCACGACGCCCACCGCCGTGGCCGGCCTGACGGGCGTCACGCAGCTCGGCGTCTCCGGAAACCGCACCTGCGTGCTCGTCGCGGGCGGCGCCGTGCAGTGCTGGGGCTACAACAACTACACGGGCGAGCTCCTGGGCGTGGGCTCGCGCGAGGAGAAGGTGCTCACCCCGACCGCCGTCAACGGCCTCACGGGCGCCCTGCGCTTCGACACGTACGCCTCGGGCACCAGCGCCTCGGCGTGTGCCTTGAACGCGACCAACCAGCTGTGGTGCTGGGGCACGGGCGGCAGCGGCCGCTTTGGCAACGGCGAGCCCAACTCGCTGCCCAACGCCACCGCCATCCTGCCGGATGTGACCGCGCTCAACGCGACGGCCAGCGTGCCCTCCACGTTCCCGCCCGTCGCCGAAGGCATCCCCGCGCGCACCGCCTTCGAAGTGGGCAGCCACACGGTGTGCGGTGTGCGTGACGGTCAGGTCTACTGCTTCGGCGACGGCAGCGACGGCCGCTTGGGCACGGGCTCCACGCGCGCCAACCCGTCGGACGCCGCGGTCGCGGTCGCGGGCATCACCGACGCGGTGGACGTCTCCACGGGCCTCACCCGCACCTGCGCGCTGCGCCGCAACGGCACCATCGCGTGCTGGGGCCAGCTCACGGGCCGCATCGAGTCGAGCTTGCCCATCCCGGTCGAGGGCTTCACCGACATCCGCGAGTTCAGCGTGGGCGGCACCGCCTACTCCATGACGGTCTGCGGCATCCACGAGGACGGCGGCGTCAGCTGC contains:
- a CDS encoding DUF3095 domain-containing protein, giving the protein MTDSHAFYRELAAVERFVDVADLSLYAQVPDDWSVIITDVRGSTRAIEAGRYKDVNSLGVASIVAVRNALTDVDVPFVFGGDGATLLCPTALLEPVNVALRGLQDLATGAFDLGMRAGIVSVGELRRAGHPLLVARYRASEHVCLAMFAGGALAEAERLVKHTELGAQYAVPSAGAREADFTGFECRWQPVPSRAGHFVSLLVQAASSDPAEAARVYLQTIELVDEVLGVGARPVHSDVLALASGPKAFEQEARLVSGKRGGLGLYLTRLKIRFMAWLGRTLMRTGKELAGFDGSTYVDEVVANTDYRKFDDTLRMVLDASPEALARLRERLTAEHAAGRLCFGIHTSETALMTCVIDGYDGDHVHFVDGANGGYALAAKELKAQLKAR
- a CDS encoding LON peptidase substrate-binding domain-containing protein; translation: MDLAREVKDTPHRAPGRIDPAQLERLIIFPLPRVVLLPGMPMPLHIFEPRYRKMTRDALEQNRYIAMATLDPDGELDGAQRPRIRALMGVGALTEWEELPDGRYHILLEGIGRARLVSEHRSCEPYREVRAELVPDVQGDARATRASVDAVRGLMMSLRVRNPKLAELLREELEEHPDPGEFSNRLGAMMHGDVESQYELLGMTDVSERMDSVVEHLSDFLARTSGAGEDELN
- a CDS encoding EF-hand domain-containing protein, which produces MTDTFSAFGEYDKDGNGEIDLLEFRELVAALGLELDRAQAEALFDSIDTDEEGTIDYEEFQTWWTSREK
- a CDS encoding PaaI family thioesterase; this encodes MENDPSVQETDARERIMAYATQLPFLVRCGFELRECQPGEALGVVHVTDALAGGTGQLNGTELYGLLDCTAWFAVALQLAPEEAAVTHDAHFSILATAPVGSDVTFRAQVDKRGRTLAFVAVEARTGERIVARATVTKSIIPLSQRLRHKKT